The Candidatus Cloacimonadota bacterium region ACATTTTTTTTTGAGCCGGATTTGTGTTGAGAAATAAGGAAAAAGAAGCAACCCGCTTCTACCTTACGGTTTCTAAAACATCGCAGATGTTTTTTTAAATGAACACTTGTAAGGTTAAATGATGTGAATAAAATTGTTATATAAAAAGCGGGTGGATTTCCATTCGCTTTTTTTTATTTTTAAGGAGGTTTTTATTTTCTTAAGAATCAGGAGAGGAAAAGCAAAAACAAATCCGGTTGCACCCAGAGAAAGAATTAATAGGCAGATCCGGGTTCCATCGGTTAGATTAATTTCTGAAACGGGAAAGCAAGTTGGAGTTGTTCCCATATCCGAAGCATTGAAAAAGGCAGAAACAGCAGGATTGGATTTAGTGGAGATTTCACCAAAAGCACAACCACCGGTTTGCAGGATAATGGATTTTGGGCAATATTATTACCAGAAAGAACGAAAAATGCGTGATGCAAGGAAGAAACAGCATATCGTTCAAGTTAAGGAAGTCAAATTTGGTCCTAATACAGAAGAACATGATTATCAGTTTAAAAAACATAATGCCATAAAATTTCTGAAACAGCTTCATAAAGTTAAATTTACAGTCAGGTTCAAGGGTAGACAGCTTGCCCATAAAGACTTAGGATATAAATTATTGGAAAAGCTTCGCGCAGAATTAAAAGAAATTGTTGATATTGATAGCGAACCTAAAAGCGAAGGAAGAACAATTTCAATGATCGTTGCTCCAAAAAAAGATATTTTGAAAATATTAAAAAATCTCGAAGTAGAAGAACAAACATAATATTAAGTAAAAAAATGATTGCCACCAGGACCACGAAGATTCACTAAAAAAATTTAGTGATGCTTTGATTTCTTGGAGGATAAATATCAGGAGGAAAAATGCCGAAATTGAAAACTCGACGAGCGGTTACGAAAAGATTCAAATTGACAGGTAATGGAAAATTGAAAAGGTCTCATGCTTTTGCCGGTCACAAATTTACCAGAAAAAGTTCAAAACTAAAAAGAAATTTAAGAAAATCAGACCTTGTGAACAGTGCTGATGTTTCCCGTATGAAAAAAATGTTGGGAATTTAAAAGGAGTTTATTATGCCCAGATCTGTAAATAATGTCGCAGCAAAAAAAAGAAAGAAAAAAATTCTGAAAGCAGCCAAAGGATATATTGGAGGTCGCAGCAAATTATACAGAACAGCGAGACAGGCAGTAGAAAAAGGTTGGCTATATGCATATCGAGACAGAAAAGTTCGTAAAAGAGATTTCCGCAAGCTCTGGATTGTTCGCATCAATGCTGCTGCCAGGATGAATGATTTAACTTATAGTAAATTGATCAGCGGGTTAAAAAAAGCTGAAGTTGATATTGATAGAAAAGTCCTGGCTCATCTTGCTTTTCACGATATGGATTCTTTTGCAAAATTATGTGATGTAGCCAAAGAACAAATAGCAAGTTAGGTTTATTCAGGTGAAAGAAGAACTGCTCAAAATATTGGAATCAGCCAAAATTGAGATAGCTGAAGTCTCCTCCATGCAGGAATTACTTCAATTCAAATCCCGTTATCTCGGAAAGAAAAGCGAATTGATGAATTCCATGAAAAAAATGGGAACATTATCAAAGGAAGAAAGACCTGCATTTGGGAAAATTCTCAATGTGATAAAATCAGAAATTTCAGAACTGTGGGCTGAGCGAGAAAAAACTATCAAAGAACTGGAATATGCAAAGACTCTTCAATCTGAATCTTTCGATCTGACCATGCCGGGACGCAGGAGAGAAAAAGGAAGTTTGCATCCGATCTCAAAAATTATGAGGGAAGTCGAGGATATTTTTATCAGTATGGGATTTGATATTGCCGAAGGGTTCGATGTAGAGGATGAATATCATAATTTTGATGCTTTGAATACACCTCCGGATCATCCTTCCAAAGACCTGACCGATACCTTTTATATCGATAATGATGTGTTACTCCGAACGCAAACATCTCCGGTTCAGATCAGAGTTATGGAAAAGCATGAACCTCCAATAAAAATAATTGCTCCAGGAAGGTGTTATCGTAATGATAATGACGCTTCCCATTCTCCGGTTTTTCATCAGTTTGAAGCTCTCGTTGTCGATGAAAATGTTACTTTTGCTGATTTGAGAGATATGTTGAATATTTTCACCAGAAAAATGTTCGGACCAAATATCAGTTCGAGATTTCGTCCTAACTTTTTTCCTTTCACCGAACCGAGTGCAGAGATCGATATTGTCTGCGTGAACTGCAGGGGCAAAGGTTGTAATGTCTGCAAAGGTTCGGGTTGGCTGGAAATGGGCG contains the following coding sequences:
- a CDS encoding 50S ribosomal protein L35 — encoded protein: MPKLKTRRAVTKRFKLTGNGKLKRSHAFAGHKFTRKSSKLKRNLRKSDLVNSADVSRMKKMLGI
- a CDS encoding 50S ribosomal protein L20; amino-acid sequence: MPRSVNNVAAKKRKKKILKAAKGYIGGRSKLYRTARQAVEKGWLYAYRDRKVRKRDFRKLWIVRINAAARMNDLTYSKLISGLKKAEVDIDRKVLAHLAFHDMDSFAKLCDVAKEQIAS
- a CDS encoding translation initiation factor IF-3; its protein translation is MRRGKAKTNPVAPRERINRQIRVPSVRLISETGKQVGVVPISEALKKAETAGLDLVEISPKAQPPVCRIMDFGQYYYQKERKMRDARKKQHIVQVKEVKFGPNTEEHDYQFKKHNAIKFLKQLHKVKFTVRFKGRQLAHKDLGYKLLEKLRAELKEIVDIDSEPKSEGRTISMIVAPKKDILKILKNLEVEEQT
- a CDS encoding phenylalanine--tRNA ligase subunit alpha, producing the protein MKEELLKILESAKIEIAEVSSMQELLQFKSRYLGKKSELMNSMKKMGTLSKEERPAFGKILNVIKSEISELWAEREKTIKELEYAKTLQSESFDLTMPGRRREKGSLHPISKIMREVEDIFISMGFDIAEGFDVEDEYHNFDALNTPPDHPSKDLTDTFYIDNDVLLRTQTSPVQIRVMEKHEPPIKIIAPGRCYRNDNDASHSPVFHQFEALVVDENVTFADLRDMLNIFTRKMFGPNISSRFRPNFFPFTEPSAEIDIVCVNCRGKGCNVCKGSGWLEMGGSGMVDPNVFDMLKIDSEKYTGYAFGLGIERIAMLKYKIPDMRMLFENDVRFLKQF